CTTTTCAGGTTCCTTATCTATCCATTGTACAAAACGAAATAATAATTACCTACCAATACACCCTTTCTACAAGAACATATCTGCAAAATGTCCATTTCATCTTTGATCGATGCAGATATGGCAAGTTTATGTATCCAGTCATTCTGTCACAAGAAAAATCACACATAAGTATTTTCCTATGTGTGATTAAGATATTTACATAATTTGTCAAGATCCTTTTGAAAGCCGAAGCAGCTGTACTTAATCGGTGAAAAGAAACAGCCACCTTATCGATGGCTGCTTCTTCATATTACTTATTGTGCGTTATCTACACGAACGTAGTTTATTTGGTTTAATGGGATGGTAATGATATCTGGATCTCCATCATATCCACCGGATGTTTCCGTTAAGCGAACGATTTCATCGGTCACTAAATGTAACACTCCCTCAAATAAATCACTGCTCGTTGCCACTTCGACCGGGTTCCCGATATAATGTCTTAATTCTCTAAAAAAAATACTTGATAACAATGCATTCTCCTCCTTATATAGGCTCTCTTACAGAATTGATGGCACGGAACGGAACGAATACAACAGTCCCAGCTGCTTCACTAATGACGATATAATCAGCTTCAATCGCACTTAAAATTCCCGTCACCGGTGCAAAGTCAGTGGAAACCGTTACGGTTTTTCCTAGTAATCTCAATAAAATCCTTCTTAAATCACTGAACTGGTCTCCTGGAAAATCCGGTGTATCGGGGAAGTCTGGTGTAACTGGCGTATTGTTTCCATTTTCAATTAGCCATTTATAGTAGAGGTATTCGCAATAATTCTTTTTACATTCTTTCTTGCTGCTCATTTTTTTACCACCTTTTTGATTGTCTTTTATACGATCATCTATTCTATTCTCATCTTGCTTGTGTGCACACTTCTTGCTGTCTTCCTTTTTGCAATGCTCCCCCTTTCCCTTCTTTAGTACAGCACTGAATTCGTTATCGATCGCAAGCGTGAATCCCGGTATGGTCCCTATGGAAAATGAATTTTCGGTCTGCAATTTTGTAAAAAACTCACCTAAATTCGATCTTCTTGAATTCCTTGATCCACTTGATTCCTTTGAGGATCTTGACATTTTGCTGCT
This genomic stretch from Peribacillus muralis harbors:
- a CDS encoding DUF2642 domain-containing protein produces the protein MSRSSKESSGSRNSRRSNLGEFFTKLQTENSFSIGTIPGFTLAIDNEFSAVLKKGKGEHCKKEDSKKCAHKQDENRIDDRIKDNQKGGKKMSSKKECKKNYCEYLYYKWLIENGNNTPVTPDFPDTPDFPGDQFSDLRRILLRLLGKTVTVSTDFAPVTGILSAIEADYIVISEAAGTVVFVPFRAINSVREPI